The Desulfatiglans anilini DSM 4660 genomic sequence GGGATGGCGCCCGCCGCGCTCCACACCGCTGTGGATGCCCTCGACTGTTTCCTGGCCCAGACGGACGGAGTGGTCTGCAGCAACTGGGCAAAGGAGACCGTCCCGGGCCTGCTCTCAAATCCGGAGAAACGCCCGGTGCTCGCCTACTGCATGGCTTGGCTTCGGGTAGCCGGCGGCAACTCCGTGCTGCCCCCCTGGGTGAAGCATCAATTTGCCGAGATCCCTGGTATCATTCAGATCCTGCGCGAGCGGTCCTGCGGCGACCCAGCATGCGATTACTGCAGAGCGAACCACAACGCGGAGGAACATTTGCGCCGGATCTTCGGCTATCTGTCCTTCCGTGAGAAACCGAAAACGATTCAAGGCGCGAGTCTGCAGAAAGCCATCGTGGAGGATTGGATGACGTTTATATGGACTACGCGGGCTGCTTTGCAGGCACCCATCCCATCCATGAACACCTGGCCAGGCTGGAAGCCGGGCAGCTTGTTTCTCTGCACCAGAACCATTCGAAAATAGAAATCCGGGATTCAGCAGGTAGATGCGTGGGAAGGCTTTCGGAGGCGGGACGCGGCAAGTGGCAAAATCGGTTGGGTTCCATCCTTGAAGCGAGGATCCTGGCAGTGCTGAGAAGGGATCAAAATGACCCCGATGCAAATTTTATTCATAAGATCAATGCAAAAGAGTGGGAATTGCCTCTAGTTGAGATAGTGTGTTCTCCCGATAGGATATGATTTCATGAAAATAGTATATTTACTTTGAAAAAGTATAAAATCATACTTTTCGAAAAATCTAAGATTAATGTCATTTCCTTACTCACCATATAATTGAATTCGACTATCTAAATCAACCTTTGAAGCAGTGTTCATTGTGCCATATCAAATATTCTCCGCCCGGCCTGAAACGCGAATCCAGCGGCAGGTGGATTCTGTTGCCATGCAGCGCGTAATACAAGCGGCCGTTTTCAAATTCTTCCCTGATCCGGTGGCTCACGATGAAGCGATGCTCTTGAGTCACCGTCACATACCCCGCATCAAAAAGCTTATGGATGTCTGATCGCAGCAGCAGTCCATTATCAACC encodes the following:
- a CDS encoding HNH endonuclease, encoding VDNGLLLRSDIHKLFDAGYVTVTQEHRFIVSHRIREEFENGRLYYALHGNRIHLPLDSRFRPGGEYLIWHNEHCFKG